In one Diabrotica virgifera virgifera chromosome 7, PGI_DIABVI_V3a genomic region, the following are encoded:
- the LOC126888625 gene encoding zinc finger MYM-type protein 1-like, producing MSCKRDYESGASKRKRKKQKEEQLKKTNKSVESYFLSSKKVNEKTLADEAEREDEIQPEPSSSKLDCQIINIQDEDEVMLELETGNIEDKSKEDRKIGPSAGKSTYTVLDIERDHDAEVIASLLGKENPTDKGHFEKINLSTTLKTFIVKTGSCQPKGPFPKDSKNRSFSSFYYNTDPKAGQLNSVKWLNYSTLQGCAYCLPCWLFSDLGETNHGWVTCLKEWQGLSNKIKTHSTSENHIHACKAFHRWKCSKQINKLVDSEQQSQDLFWAQVLERLFDITLTLAKNSLAFRGSQEHNGNYEGNFLSLVQLLAKYDTVMAQVVSMPKGHTRYLSHDIQNQIINCMSSKLKGKLLENINKARFFSLIVDTTQDLGKKDQLSFVIRYTNFLEELRQDEDGNFEEYKKLSIEESFLGFFHVKDATALGLSTQVVDCLQNLGLDIHKCRGQGYDGASVMKGPYTGVQKRLQ from the exons ATGAGTTGTAAACGTGATTACGAGAGTGGCGCTTCCAAGAGAAAGAGAAAGAAACAGAAAGAAGAACagttaaaaaaaactaataaaagtgTTGAAAGTTACTTTCTGTCATCAAAAAAAGTCAATGAAAAGACGTTAGCAG ATGAAGCAgaaagagaagacgaaatacaacCCGAACCCAGCAGCAGTAAGTTGGATTGCCAAATTATAAATATTCAGGATGAGGATGAAGTTATGTTGGAACTGGAAACTGGTAATATTGAAGATAAAAGTAAAGAAGACAGAAAAATAGGTCCCAGTGCTGGTAAGTCAACTTACACAGTTCTTGATATTGAGAGGGATCATGACGCTGAGGTTATAGCTTCATTGTTAGGCAAAGAAAATCCCACAGACAAAGGTCATTTTGAGAAAATCAATTTATCGACCACACTAAAAACATTTATAGTAAAAACAGGAAGTTGTCAGCCAAAAGGGCCATTTCCAAAAGATAGCAAAAACAGGTCTTTCTCTTCATTTTACTATAATACAGATCCAAAAGCAGGTCAACTTAATTCTGTCAAATGGCTGAACTACTCAACACTTCAAGGCTGTGCGTATTGTTTGCCGTGTTGGTTATTTTCAGACTTGGGCGAGACTAACCACGGATGGGTTACTTGTTTGAAAGAATGGCAAGGCTTATCAAACAAAATCAAAACTCACAGTACTTCAGAAAATCACATTCATGCTTGTAAAGCTTTCCATCGATGGAAATGTAGCAAACAAATAAATAAGTTGGTAGATTCAGAACAACAATCTCAAGATCTGTTTTGGGCACAGGTCTTAGAAAGACTTTTTGATATTACCCTTACGTTGGCTAAAAATTCACTAGCTTTTAGAGGTTCTCAAGAGCATAACGGTAACTATGAGGGAAACTTTTTATCTTTAGTACAACTGTTGGCCAAGTATGACACTGTTATGGCACAGGTTGTAAGCATGCCGAAGGGTCACACTAGATACTTAAGTCATGACATACAAAATCAAATCATTAACTGTATGTCTTCAAAATTGAAAGGAAAGCTCCTTGAAAACATCAACAAAGCAAGGTTTTTTTCACTTATTGTTGATACAACACAAGATCTTGGCAAGAAAGACCAGTTGAGCTTTGTGATTCGTTATACGAATTTCCTTGAAGAGTTGAGGCAAGACGAAGATGGTAATTTTGAAGAATATAAGAAATTAAGTATTGAGGAATCATTTCTTGGTTTCTTCCATGTAAAAGACGCAACTGCACTTGGACTTTCCACCCAAGTTGTTGACTGTTTACAAAACCTGGGCTTAGATATACACAAGTGCAGAGGACAAGGCTACGATGGTGCGTCGGTTATGAAAGGACCATACACAGGTGTGCAGAAAAGACTTCAATAA